The following DNA comes from Microbacterium wangchenii.
GAACGTCAGGGCGAAGGGAGGAGGACGGCGTCGGCGAAGTCACGGATGCGGCCTTTCGTGGGTGCGTCCTCCCACCCTCGCCCGCCGTGCACGGAGTTGCAAGCCAGTTGCACAAACGTGCAAGGATGGAGGTGTCCGGAGGAGGACGTCATGCCATCCGCAGCCACGCGACCGCAGGACGCACTGCGCGCCGCGCAGCTGTATTACCTGCAGGACCTCACGATGGAAGCGATCGCGAGCGAGATGCACGTCTCGCGGTCCTCCGTCTCACGCCTGCTCTCCTTCGCGCGAGACAGCGGGCTGGTGACGATCTCGATCCACTCGCCCCACGATGCCCGCAACCAGCTGGAGAGTCGCGTGGCCGACCGGTTCGGGATCACCGCCCACGTCGTGCCCACCCCCGACCGCATCAGCGAGGCCGAGCGACTCGAGCGCACCGCGCTGTCAGCCGCCCGCATCCTCACCGGCCGCGTGGATTCGGCCATGACGGTCGGGATCGCGTGGGGGTCGACCCTGTCCGCCGTCGCCCGTCACCTTCCCACCAAGCGCACGCACGACTCGCGCGTCGTGCAGATGAACGGCGCCGCGAACGTGCGCACGTCGGGCATCCCGTACGCCGGTGAGATCCTCACCCGGTTCGGGTCGGCGTGGTCGGCGTCGGTGCATCAGTTCCCCGTGCCGGCACTGTTCGACGATCCCCTCACCAAGCAGGCGATGTGGCGCGAGCGCTCCGTCCGTGCCGTGCTGGAGATCCAGGAGCGCGTGAGCGTGTTCGTGTTCGGCCTGGGCTCCCCGCATGCCGACGTCCCCTCCCACGTGTACGCCGGGGACTACTTCGACGACGCCGACCGTCGCTCGATCGAGCGCTCCGGCGTCGTCGGCGACTGCGCCACCGTCTTCTACCGCCTGGACGGCACGTCGGATGGCATCGAGCTGAACGAGCGCTCCAGCGGTCCCGACCTGGAGGCGGTCCGCCGCATCCCCCGGCGGTTCTGCGTCGTGTCCAGCCTGTCGAAGCTCGACAGCCTCCGCGGTGCGCTGGCGGCCGGGCTGATCACCGAACTCGTCGTGGAGGAATCCCTCGCCCGGCGGCTGCTGGAAGTCGGCACGGCGCGCTGAGCGCGCGCGTCACAGCTCGCCGAAGCCGTCCTCCACCATCGTCCGCAGTTCGTCCACGGCCTCCTGGGCCTGCGGACCCGTGGCGCTCACGCGGATGCGTGTGCCCGGTCGCACCCCCAGCGACATGAGGGCCAGGAGGCTGTCGCCGGCCGCCGGCGCCGAGCCCGCGTCCAGATCGGCCACCTGCACGCGCGCGTCGAAGCGCCCGACGGCCCGGACGAAGGCCGCGGCGGGGCGCGCGTGCAGCCCGGAGGGGTTGCGGATGACCGCCTCGAACGACGCCTGGCCGTCGGAGGACGGCGCGGGGGAGCCCCCGGGTGCGGCGGATTCGGCGCCCGCCGCACCGGAGTCCTCGCCCAGCTGAGCGCGCTTGGCATCCAGCGCCCCGCGCACCTGCGTCGCCACGGTCTCCAGAGGCGACCCCGCCGCGGCGGCCACGACGGCGGCGACGAGCCCCTCGACGAAGGGGGCGGGACTGAGCACGATGCGCGCGTCGGTCTGCACGAACTCCCGCGCCATCTCCGCGCTGAGGATGGCGGAGCCGAGGTCCATCAGCACGAGCACGCCGTCGTCGGAGGCGACCCGGTCGATGGCGGCGGCGATCTCGGCCGCGTCGGTGCCGAAGCCGGCATCGGCGGTGCCGGCGGCCACGTCGATCGGCGGCGGGGAGTCGCCCCCCATCTGCAGGGCCAGATCCACGGCAGCCGCGGCCAGGGGCGCACTGTGGGAGACCACGACGATGCCGATCACGCCGCCGCCTCCAGCGCATCGCGCAGCGCCGCGATGAGCAGCGTCGAGGACGCCGCCCCCGGATCCATATGGCCGGCGCTGCGCTCGCCGAGGTAGCTGGCCCGGCCCTTCCGCGCCACGAGGGGGATCGTGGCGTCGCGCCCCTTCTCCGCCGCCTCCAGAGCGGCTGCCGCGGCAGGGGCCGCGTCCGCCCCTGCGCCGACGGCCGCATCCCACGCATCCACGGCGGGCAGGAGGGCGTCGATCATGGTCTTGTCACCGGGCTCCGCCTTGCCGCGTGCCACGACGCCCTCCACTCCCGCGCGCAGGGCCGCGCCCAGCTCGGCGGCGTCCAGCTCGGTGCGATCGCCCGCGGAGGTGCCCAGGCGCAGGAAGAGCGTGCCGTACAGCGGTCCGCTGGCCCCGCCCACCGTGGAGACCAGGGTCATGCCGACCGTCTTGCCGAGCTCGGCCGGCGTCGCCGGCGGGTCGGTGGAGAGCTTGGCCACGACGGCATTCATGCCGCGGGCCATGTTCGACCCGTGGTCGGCGTCGCCGATCTCGGAGTCCAGGGCGGTGAGTTCCGCCTCGTGCTCGGCGATGAGGGCGTCGAAACGCGTGATCCAGGCCGTCAGCTCCGCTGGCGTGACCGACATGCTCACGCCCCCCACCGCAGCCCCGGTGTCACCACGGGGGCATCCCACAGGCGGATCAGCTCGTCATCGGCCTTCACGACGGTGAGGGAGCATCCCGCCATGTCCAGGCTCGTGATGTAGTCGCCCACCAGGCAGCGACGCACGTCGATCCCCGCCTCGGTCAGCAGCGCAGCGACCTCCCCGTACATGAGGTAGAGCTCGATCAGCGGCGTGCCGCCCAGGCCCGACAGCAGCACGATCGCCGGACCCGCCGCGTCGAAGTCGGCGAGGATCGGGTCCACCAGCATGCGCGCGATGTCGTGCGCCGAGGCCAGCGGCACGCGCTCGCGCCCGGGCTCGCCGTGGATCCCGACGCCCACCTCCATCTGGTCGTCGGGGAGGTCGAAGGTGGGCTTGCCGGCGGCGGGGACCGTGCAGCTGGTGAGAGCGATGCCCATCGACCGCCCGCTCGCGCTGACCTGCCGCGCCAGCGCCGCCACCGCATCCAGGTCGGCGCCCTCCTCGGCGGCGGCACCGACGACCTTCTCCAGGATCACGGTGGTGCCGGTGCCGCGCCGTCCCGCCGTCCACGTGGAGTCCTGCACCGCGACGTCGTCGGCGACCACGACCGATTCGACCCTGATCCCCTCGGCGGCGGCGAGCTCGGCCGCCATCTCGAAGTTCAGGACGTCTCCGGTGTAGTTCTTCACGATGTGGAGCACTCCGGCGCCGGAGTCGGCGCCCTTGGTGGCTTCGAGCACCTGGTCGGGCGTGGGGGAGGTGAACACCTCGCCCGCCGCTGCGGCGTCGAGCATCCCGAGGCCGACGAAACCGCCGTGCATGGGTTCGTGGCCGGAACCGCCTCCGGAGACCAGTGCCACCTTGCCGGCGCGGGTGGGCTCCCCGCGGTAGATGACACGGTGCTCGGTGTCCACGCGCAGCTCGGGATGCGCGGCCTGCACGCCGCGCAGGGAGTCGGTGAGGACACCGGCGGGTGCGTTGATGAGTTTCTTCATGGCTCTCTCCCTGGCGCGACGGTGCGGTCAGGGAGAATCTCCCCCTCGCCCGTCCCGCTGTCAAGGGCGGGGGCCCTGCCGTCAGCGGCGCTCGTGGGGGAGGACCTGGCGGATGCGCTCGAGGGGGTTGGCGGCGGGGGCCTCGTTGTACACGCCGGCCAGTTCCTGCCCGGACAGCGCATGGATCGCGGCCATGATCTCGTCGGTGGCTGCCCGGCGCGCACGCCCGGAGGAGGCCGATCCGTGGGCGGTGAGGTCGATGGGCTCGCCGAACTTCACCGTCACCCGCTGGCGCAGAGTAGGGAAGCGCGCGCCGACGGGCATGACGACGTCCGTGCCGATCAAGCCCACGGGCACCACCGGAGCGCCCGTCTGCAGCGCCAGGAACGCCACGCCGGTGCGCCCCTTGTAGAGCCGGCCGTCCAGCGAGCGGGTGCCCTCGGGGTACAGCGCGACCGCGCGTCCCTCCTCCAGGAGGCGACGCTGCTGGTCCAGGGCGTCCAGGGCCGCCTGCCCGGCGCCGCGTTCGACGGCGATGGCGCCGATGGCGGTGAAGAACTGCCGTGACGCCCACGACTCGAAGTAACTCGACTTCGCCAGGAAGTGCACCGGCCGGGGGGCGGCGATGGGGATCACGACGGAGTCGATGAAGGAGAGGTGGTTGCTCGCGAAGATCACGGGGCCCGTGCGCGGCACGAGCGAGCGGCCGAC
Coding sequences within:
- a CDS encoding sugar-binding transcriptional regulator translates to MPSAATRPQDALRAAQLYYLQDLTMEAIASEMHVSRSSVSRLLSFARDSGLVTISIHSPHDARNQLESRVADRFGITAHVVPTPDRISEAERLERTALSAARILTGRVDSAMTVGIAWGSTLSAVARHLPTKRTHDSRVVQMNGAANVRTSGIPYAGEILTRFGSAWSASVHQFPVPALFDDPLTKQAMWRERSVRAVLEIQERVSVFVFGLGSPHADVPSHVYAGDYFDDADRRSIERSGVVGDCATVFYRLDGTSDGIELNERSSGPDLEAVRRIPRRFCVVSSLSKLDSLRGALAAGLITELVVEESLARRLLEVGTAR
- the dhaM gene encoding dihydroxyacetone kinase phosphoryl donor subunit DhaM; the protein is MIGIVVVSHSAPLAAAAVDLALQMGGDSPPPIDVAAGTADAGFGTDAAEIAAAIDRVASDDGVLVLMDLGSAILSAEMAREFVQTDARIVLSPAPFVEGLVAAVVAAAAGSPLETVATQVRGALDAKRAQLGEDSGAAGAESAAPGGSPAPSSDGQASFEAVIRNPSGLHARPAAAFVRAVGRFDARVQVADLDAGSAPAAGDSLLALMSLGVRPGTRIRVSATGPQAQEAVDELRTMVEDGFGEL
- the dhaL gene encoding dihydroxyacetone kinase subunit DhaL, giving the protein MSVTPAELTAWITRFDALIAEHEAELTALDSEIGDADHGSNMARGMNAVVAKLSTDPPATPAELGKTVGMTLVSTVGGASGPLYGTLFLRLGTSAGDRTELDAAELGAALRAGVEGVVARGKAEPGDKTMIDALLPAVDAWDAAVGAGADAAPAAAAALEAAEKGRDATIPLVARKGRASYLGERSAGHMDPGAASSTLLIAALRDALEAAA
- the dhaK gene encoding dihydroxyacetone kinase subunit DhaK; its protein translation is MKKLINAPAGVLTDSLRGVQAAHPELRVDTEHRVIYRGEPTRAGKVALVSGGGSGHEPMHGGFVGLGMLDAAAAGEVFTSPTPDQVLEATKGADSGAGVLHIVKNYTGDVLNFEMAAELAAAEGIRVESVVVADDVAVQDSTWTAGRRGTGTTVILEKVVGAAAEEGADLDAVAALARQVSASGRSMGIALTSCTVPAAGKPTFDLPDDQMEVGVGIHGEPGRERVPLASAHDIARMLVDPILADFDAAGPAIVLLSGLGGTPLIELYLMYGEVAALLTEAGIDVRRCLVGDYITSLDMAGCSLTVVKADDELIRLWDAPVVTPGLRWGA
- a CDS encoding lysophospholipid acyltransferase family protein → MKRVGAAYAFGRGVVAPLARLIYRPHIVGRSLVPRTGPVIFASNHLSFIDSVVIPIAAPRPVHFLAKSSYFESWASRQFFTAIGAIAVERGAGQAALDALDQQRRLLEEGRAVALYPEGTRSLDGRLYKGRTGVAFLALQTGAPVVPVGLIGTDVVMPVGARFPTLRQRVTVKFGEPIDLTAHGSASSGRARRAATDEIMAAIHALSGQELAGVYNEAPAANPLERIRQVLPHERR